From the Drosophila willistoni isolate 14030-0811.24 chromosome 2L unlocalized genomic scaffold, UCI_dwil_1.1 Seg168, whole genome shotgun sequence genome, the window TGGGACGCTTTGAGCTCTTGCTTATGCCACAACTAAGATGTGAGAGCATATTCTCTGGATCATCGCGGGTGCAGGAACAATTGTTAAATATCATATCGAAATTGGACTACACAAAATTGAACAAATATAATCCATGGTTAGtttaaaacatatatttatcttACCCTGCTACTGGTTACATATTCAGCAAGGCAAATTAAGAAAAACAACGAGCTGAATTTAAAATCCATTTAGCCTCTCAACCGAACACAAAATAACAATTGTCATAATATTATCATGTGCATTACATATATTGATGCCAGAAaggccaaaaaaacaaaaaaaaaaagatcaacaaaaggaaaacaatCAGCTGGTCCATGGGCGGTTAACCATTTGGCTaattattcatatttttaattgcttttttgTCGTCGCAATGTTCGCATGTGATTAACCCAAAGCAGTTAATGACAAAATCATTATGGATATATACGACATGGATACACTAGGTATATACGACAATTCAAACTTATTTACATATTCAATCAACAGAGTATGAAATTATCTCGAAAAGTGCAAAAATTCTACATGAATTAAATTTACATTATGCTTATTCGCTTGACCATTTGGTTATGTTTATTGGTTATGTATGTTTACATAAACATTCCCTTGGttacttaaatttataaaagtaTTGCATGGCaacaattttactttaatACAGATTAGTCATCGAATgaacggtttttttttcatatattacGCCACGATTCTAAGTTGAATATTAATTCCTTGTTATTTGCTAAGAAAAGCGACTTAACTTGTTGccttttatgtttattttcaattttcatgaAATATCTACTCGCCACAAATTACCTGGAAGATATTACAGATATTAGTGATACATATAAGATAGCTGCATGAATAACAgaaaaatttcattcaaaTGAATCCTTTCGAGTTGAATGCAATGAAATGTATGcacttattaaattttataaaatacgTAACTCAGTTGAATGAAACTTCATTTATTGAGATTTTAAATGGACTAAGgcatttcaattaatttgaatAACTGTCCCATTTTATTTGAGaaattttaaagtaaacaagcaaacaaatttattataatgctTGGATAAATTATGGTCACAAAAAATTACTGGCTATTAAAATTTCAATGTTCAATACACTATAAGTTTTAATTCGCAGACGTTTTCGAATGCGAAAAATCTATTTAAGGTGAATGGTTGCCTGATTGACAATAATCCAGTAAACATAATTGAAACTGTAACTTGCTTTGTCGGCTTAAGGTCAAAATTTTTccgaataaataaaaaaaagactgttagtttttaaatatatattttatattccGATATAGTTCGGCCAATCATCGGTGGTTGTCTTCAgtgtaattattatttattttcggAGGTATTGCGTTatcaatcaaaacaaaaaaaatatttccttCGTCGATACTTCAACCCgagaacaacaacattgaccAGATCAATTCTAAAATACAGTAatcataaatttataaaaatatacagTGTACGTAAATACTAAATTTAGAACTGGAATTCAAATGCATTCGAAGCATCTCATTGTCCTACATTAAAACtcattcaatttgttttttatttcgaTTAAATGTGCGACTAAGCTTAATGCGAACGCACTTATTCACTCCAACTCgattttcaaaattcaaatttatttatatcgTTATGAACATTGTTAACTCAATCTTATTTTTGTGTCATTCATGCATCTttctaatatatatacacttgtatgtacatatgtatatacatacatatatgtagttaGTAATATCCAGTGACAAATTTCAGTTAGTTTTGCTGAAggatttaaaaattttgttgtggtGTGGTGGGGTATATAGGATCGATTGTATATGCActgaaattagtttttgtatttcaACCTATTAATAGAATAAATCTTTTGGGTTAATTTTGCCCTATTTTCATACCCGCAACTAGTGAAACTCGATTGGTATCTGGCGAAgagttttaatttattttcaaaaaatgtcaCGAACTTAAGCCCCGTCGATCCATAATTGACTTGGGCAACACCAAAAACAGTGCTGTCTAATGGCAGTGTTGGTAAACGGCCTAAACGAAGAACCGATACAAAGCTTCACATTTTTATTCATATAATATTTGAGACAAATATTTAACACATATTTCGGAATCTCGCCGAAATACTTTTAAGTTTTTACGTACAATACATTTTTAATCAGCTGTTTTAATAGAACATCGGCAACCCAATATTATCGTAATTTTCAACTTAAGTATTTCTTATAATaattctttgaatattttaaagtGTGTAAtcagcattttttttttattaagctGAACACAATCATCAAAAATAAATgagtattaaaatatataatatgaaaattttttgagATTGCGGTGAATATCGAAAATCGATAGGTGGTTCCAATTACTGGTTCCGATTACTTCACGAATCGATGTTATGACGACGCTTGGTTTTTGCCCCAACATATCTAGAGTTaatatttttgacattttccTCCAATCATTTTGTTAGTTAACTTTTACAAATTAGgaaactttaataaattatataaactATTTCCAAAATGAATAATCAACACCCGGAATCAAGTGGAGTCACCCCAAAGGAAGAGAGCCCTAACTCAGATAGGAAACAGCATTGGTCATGGAATCTTCGTGTGCTTATTTCTAACTTGTACATGAAGACTGAACGACGCCTGCCGGGAGCGAGTGTGCCGAGATGTCTCCAAAACACGAGCCAATGCGTCAGCAAGCATCGATGTGCTCCACTGCCCGATTACCCCTGTTTTGAGAGTGCACAAGCTTTGAGGAACACCCTGCATGGTCAGCACTATGATACATTTTTGGAAATTGTCGAGATGAAAGTTCTGCAGGGTATCTATCCTGGCGATGGGATCATGGAGCGCCTGGCGGATATGGCTATGATTTTGACAGCCAAAGGTATTAGTGTTGCAAAGCTGATCAGTCTTTATGAAACACTTGTACGtgtattttatttgcttttaaatacttttccacCCTGTTGGACGGGCTTGCGTCCCTATTACCTTAACTTTTTGAAGATACCAGTTCCTGAAATATGCACAAGGCATTCCAAGCCGTTGCGAGGAAAACTACAATTCTATTTGGATTTGGTTGAAAATATTATACCCGAATGCAGCGATGAGGACATcggcaaattaaacaaattttatcaaaatcatGTGTACAACTTCACCGAAGAagagaaattaaatttgtcGCAAGAGACTGTCTTTCTACGCCATGTCCAATCATATAATTGGATGAACGAACTTTGCTTAGACGATTTCAATCAGTTGGACGCTCCAGTACGCCTGTCACGTGTTTTCGATGTACTTAACATGCTGACCCGAGTACTTGAAATGGAGTTACTTTCCTGGCTAGATCACAATCGTTTTCATCAATCAAGTGTGGAGGTGTTTCTAGAAGGCACAGAACCTTTTGCCGTTTTAGTTTTCAATCTGAAACCAAAAGAGTTCTTTACGGATTCAGTTCGCCAGGTGATGAGATTGTTTAGCCTTGGGGCAGCCAAGTCCTTAGATTGGGAGCGTTTAAACATATTACAACGCTTGATATCCCTCATTATGGAGGTCAGCAGCACTGCCGAGATCAAGTATGTGAACAATGCTGTCATCTACCCCAATTTGGGGCCATTTACCCAAAAGCTTATAACTGACTTCTTTGCTGTATTTAAAACACACAATACCGAAAAGATCCAGACTTATATAAAGATAATACCCCAACTGGATCAACCATATCTACGCTTTGAGTTCGCCGATCATTTCCTAAAACTCTTCTTCTACACCAGAAATCAACCGTTCGGACCTCAGAAAGTGTACAAAGAATTCCAGTCCAAACAGTGGCTCAACTACAAACCCAAAACTGAGATTGCTCATGATCAGGATGGTGAAATACAGCTTTCCCGCGAGGATTATCTCGATATTCTGTTGATTGCTCTGAAGGCCTATTGCCAATGGTTAGACTTGGATAAGTATTGGAATTACTTGAAGACGAAAGAAATTATTCAACCTCTGCAAACCACAATCAGCGTTCCGTTTGGCAAGATAAAGGAGGAACCCCATACATCACAAAGCAGCAGGAAGACCAAGATGATTACCAGCAGACCCAAAATCAATGTGCCAGTGGCTAAAATTCACCTGAACTCCATGTGCGAACGCTATGGCTCTAGTATTCTTTATTTACGCCGCCTCAGAAGATTGCTGAAAGATAAGGTAGCCAATTTAGTAGATGTTACTGCCTGGCAAATATTTTTAGATGATTTTGTTGACCATAATAATGAGTCAGGTCTAGAAACCTAACCTGTTCCAGATCTGCTTTTTGACTGTAAACCAAgtttatatgaaaatttaaaatgaatttataataAACAACACTTATTATTCAAGTAAATCTAAAAGGCGTTGCTATATGGATTTAATTGGAAACTCATAAAAATTTCAAGGAATCCACATATTcttgaaatttatttagtttaggACTAATCAAAGAGCTTCATTTAACACAAGAAAAAGGCTTAAAgggaaaattcattttaagtctttattCTTTTCCAACTAATTTTGCCTAAAGTATTATATTATAGCTATCTATTCCATGTAATCTACTTTTTCGTttgcaaattttaaatatttatttattcacaTGCTTTTGTTGAAAAAGAATTTAAGTTTCTTTGTTAAATCAAGAAGCCAAAATGCCGatttaaattgcaaataaaatatataaatatttgttctCTGTTTTCCGTTAACTGCAACGAAAAGTGTAAAATAATTTCTTAATGAACTTAACAATCAAATTATTTTTGCTCtcttaaatgaatttaaatatttgatatgTAAAAGTGAAACGTATTTATATTTCAttcaattaataaaaaatccCAATTGATTAATATTTTCAGaattgcaattatttttctttgctttatttttatcTGACCTCTGAAGAATTATTCGACAATCAAATACTCTATAAACAAAAGAATTGAGAATTTTACAAGAATTAAAGACTTAGATTGGTAAAAATCAATGTTAAATGATTTACTTAGTCTATTATTCTTCACcaaaattgattgaaaattaTCCAATTAGAGAATTTTAGAGTTAAGctaaaaatcaattgaaaatgCTGTTAGAAATAAGAGTTATCtaaatgaaaattgcattCTCAACTGACAAAAGGTGCAAATTGCCTTTAGAATTATGTCCAAAGTCATTTGCTCAACAGGCAGAAAGAAAACTTACCCCAAGGgcaaaagtaaaataaattggCCTACTTGTATTTTGAGTAGATGGCCATTATATAAATTTCGTACATAAATTTAACCACCCAGAAGATGAAACTAACCATTGTCTGTAATAGTAGAAATGGCCATTCTATAGGCGTTTGATGATTAAAGTATATGTATCTATACTGTAAATCAATTTTTGATGCCTCATGACCAGACaccaaaaacttttgccattGTCAAATAATAAATGTTTCTCTGGCGTTGAAGTTGCTCGGCGCATTAATCTGTGAAATTgacaggagcagcagcaacagcaacaacaaggacAACAACCATTATATGGAAGAAAGATGAATTTTCCACACAAAATGTTGTCGAAACATGAAAATGGCTTTTCGTTGTCATAGTcaaagttttgttttggtttttgtgttttcgcCTTTCCTTTCTCGTCTTTCCCTTTTGCATTTCCGTCTAATGTAATTTTTCATTTGATAAAATGTTTGCTTTGCATAATACAAAAACCAAGAGCAATAACAACTACACTaacttattttaattaatgataaaaaaattttgtgtgGATGGccacaaaattaaattttctgtaATTTTCATACAGAGTTATATCcatatacagtgaaacctcgatataacgaacttcgttataacgaaaaacccaatataacgaattttttgttaagtcccttgaaaaaACCTCGTTTTTACGAAGTTTTTCATACAAAAAAACACTATAGGTATAACGAATTTCTGAGCCTAAAAGcctctatgtaaaaaaaaaatttgataaagagaTGACTAAAGCCAAccgtaaaattttattgctcGTTGATAACTGCATGGCGCATAAAAATCCTACTTCGCTTAAATCcattaaattacaatttctGCCGCCAAACGCAACATCGAAACTACAACCTCTAGATCTGggaataattaaaaattttaagcatTTCTATCGCAAAGAGGTggtcaaaatttttatcaatgaCATGGAAGAGGGGCGCAAGAGCAATATTAACGTTTTGCAAGGTATCAGAATGGCCCATAAAGCATGGGAAAGCGTAAAACAATCAACGATTGTCAACTGTTTTGCGATATGTGGCTTTGTCGACAGTCCAAATATTACGGCTACAAACGATTGTATTCAAGACAGTGAAGAATGGCTTGTCattaaaaaccattttaatttGGATGAACATTTTGACGATTTTGTTACCTTCGATGACAACGTTAGTGCTTCGGGGCCTTTAACTGATGATGACATTGTTGGTAGTTTTGCGAAGACAGTCGATGTTGTCGAGGAGGAAGAAGAGGAGGAAGAAGAGCTAGAAACGGTTATCACCGCAAAAGAAGCTAAGCAAATGGTTGAAAAACTACAAACTTTTCTTGAGGCACAAGAAGCTACACCCCAGACTACTTTTGATGGCTTAGCATCTGTTGCACAAACTATAGATGGCTGTATTCAAAACTTGcgcaaacaaactaaaataaCCAATTACTTTAATAAagtctaataaaaaaaaaatgtttattttttgtatatttaccCCCTTTCAGTGCAATTTAGCATTATTTTGGTGGAAACAATGtttataacgaattttttttcagatttctttaaatttcgttatactaaggttttacatttcagtacctatagcgaatcaatagatataacgaatcattttgcgatccccctcagattcgttatatcgaggtttcactgtacatacatatatactggCATAACCGAGATTACAAATACTCGAGACACGTGCAAAAGTTTAGTcggttctttgttttttttttcttccatttTATGAGCACTTCCGCGCTTACTTCacccaaacaaacaaaagtttaaaagtcttaaaacaaaagccaaaaaccaaaCTCTGTGGTTTATATGATAAAGACAAAAAGTAAGTACTTACTTTTCTGTCGATGAGCAGTCATAAAAAGGGTTTTGTGAAAACAGAACCCACATCTAATTTAGTGTGATTTTCGTAATAAGCTGCTGGCCAGGTCTGCTCTTACATTTGAGACCTACatgaattaaaaatttaaagaaactatctacatacatacacccACATTCACTTGGGGGAAAGGGGAGCCCTAaccacatatatgtacatttttgtgGTGGCCTTGGCTTATCAAAATgtttgctgttaattgcttGAAAGAAAACTGATTAAAATTTCATTACTTGCCCATATCTAATTACAATTTAAAAGCATTTtgccaaccaaaaaaaactaaatttgacatgagacaaaaaaaagaagaaggcCGGAAATTGCATCTTAATGAGGAGACTTTTTTGGGCAAGAAGCCCTCAAACTCCAAAGTAAAGACTGTCAatggaaaaaatattgaaatgagTTTGGAAAAACGAGTTTTTAGAGAAATGTGATTACTTAGTTTCTCTATAAATACATAAGTAACTTGTATTTGTGATAATTAAGATAATAACAATATCAATAAATCCatacatttttaaaaactttcgttaaaaatcaattttcattttaaagttttttaggTATTCCAAAAATTTTACTGTCTTATTGTGAGAAGAAATCTGAATcattacaaataaaaatgctttatttttaaatgagGTTCCAAAACAAGGTGCTTCGTAGAATGGTCGGTGACCCGTTCTAAGTCCGGAACTCTGTTCTACACAGGGTCTTACAAATCCCCATAGTCCACAAGAAGGTCCTGAGATTCGGAGTTCGGCAGGCTTACCAATCACCCCAACCGGCACCCACTGGATTTGCCCTTCATACTAGTCTCCTCGGTCCCAGCAGATGAGGACTGAAGCCCACCCGATAAACCCTGATGTGGctttattgtaattttattaatgCCCTGTATTTTATGTTTaacataaaatttaatcattGTCCAAGTCTAAACagattttaaatatacttaacaccaaaaaaaacacaaaatttcaaatgaGGTTTCTATTGAGACTTTTTAAATAGAATCGTCCAATTTGTTTCAGGGAATGTGTAaagtgggtttttttttctttctttttttagccTAAAGTTAgagaatatttttgttttttgaaattcGAAATATTCGAGGAGATATGACGTTTTTTTGTAAATGAGGAAACTtcaaaagcgtttatctcgaAACCACATTTCTTGAACAGGCTACAGTCCTTTATTACGAGCCGATTTTAATgaaacaaaatgcaattagtATTTAAGATTTCTTTTGGCAATATTCTGATTGAGGTCGGAAACAGAAATACATCTATGCTGAATCTTACGCCAGGttaaactttaatttaaaattttttaagaaaGTGTCCGAAAAACATGATGCCAACCAAGAATACCCCCTTTAGATCCTACAAGCTCAGAGACTAAACTGCTTTaaatggtttgttttgttccGCGTTTAAGGTGGACTTAAgttgtattgaaaattttcaattaaaatcatTCTCTGACacttaatgaaatatttacattCATAATTCATGTGAAGGCGTTTGCCTATAAACCATTTTCACTTACAGGACTGGCCGCAATACTCCCTTAATTAACGTCTGGCCTTAATTGGGtgggctgtgtgtgtgtgtgtgtgttgggggGAGGGGTGTAGTGTCGGTTTGGATGTATGTGGGCTAAAGGGAAAAAAGGGATTTTCCTACTGCTACTACTAAACACAGAGTTTTCCTATGGCTGACAACTAGTCAGTCAAGTTTAGACAAAGTTAATTGTATGCAAATCTCTGATGTCTAATTAAAAGACTTTTGTTACACAACTGGCAGAAGGAAGAAGCTTTCAGCTTGTTTTTAGCCCTGACAGCTGCAACATGTGCCAGGAAGTGAAACTGGCGTAGAATGGCAATTTTTGTTCTCCCaatctctctttttcttttagtcATTTGCCCACTGTCTTTCATTATGTGTGTGAGAaagcgagtgtgtgtgtgtgtgagccaAGTTGATGATTAAAAAGGGAAACGTTATTAGTTACCGTTACCATTTTCCAGAAGTTGTCATCTGTCAAATGCCAAAATTGTGGCAGCTGGTTTTCGAAATTGTGTCGCCATATGGCTGCAACAATGCTTTCTCACTCTGTAATTGTGTGTAAGCGTGTCGGTatgtcggtgtgtgtgtgtgtgtgtctgtttgtgtGAGCTTGGCTCAGGTAATTGAACAACATTTGTTGAATGGCATGGAACAAATTGCCACATCCACAGCCAACCAGAGCATCAGCTGGTTGCCTTTGTTGTAGGTGTCAGACCAGTCAGTCAGACAATCAGCCAGGCAGCCAGCCAGGTGCCTCTAGATGATTTTCTGCAATattaactctctctctctctcacactctgtctccctctcccttttttttctatctctTCATTACTTCTCTCTATTTTCTGTTATTATCTGCTTTTGCTCTGacatattttaatttgcttCTTCTATCCATCTGTCACATAGATTTCAATTGAGGTTAGACTTTAGATTTCTTGCCTCCTGTGACAGTGCGTTGCACACGTGCCACCAAATGACCCCGGACCAAGGTCAAATGTTTACGCTGATAGCCCAAGACAACCTTAACCGGTGTCTCCATTTCAACAGCTGGTATTAGACTCAAATCCATACGAAATCCACGTATATAGTAAGTTATGCCCGTCTCGAAGGGGCATTGTTTGGGTAGATTGCTGTATCGCTCGACCAAACTGCGTCCCATATGCATTAGGGGCACTTGATTTTTATTGGCCAACAATTGACAGCCATCGGTGGTGAGATTGAGTAAAACGAAATCCATTCTCATATTCGGACGGGGTAGcacaattgtcataaaaaagTCATGATCGTTCAGAGTTTGCTTCAACATGAATTCCATACTAAAAGTTCGTCTCTTGAGATTCTTACTTAGACCACATTTGAATTCTTGTATAAAAATTCCTTTATCATCGTCAGTGCTGCATGTGAAGTTCTCAAATTGCATTTCAAAGTCGTtctaagaaaacaaaaaattcaattgttaTCCTCGACAaaacattacgtatacgcaccTTAGACTCTACCAGGCCCACAATTGTGGCAAACAGAAGCCACAGAACAAACTTATAACGCATAGTCTCGAGTTTACAGTTACAACTGTTTAACAATTGAACCAGAAGTAAATTGAAAACCAAATCTAACATAACAAATAACATTATTTTGTTAATaccaaaataataacaataattgatgaaaatttacCAAACTATTGAAGCATTACTAATGAGGGGAGGGTAAGGGGGAGAAGAACTGGGCCCCAAATCAACAATTACTATTGTTGTtatagttagttagttaggcAAAATGTCCATTGAAGTGATTAAATATCAATACAATTGTTTAATGATATACACACAAGCAAATTCATAATaatcaaatgcaaatttcTGCCGATGCCCTACATATGACTGATAATCTCATTCAAGTGAATTATTTGCACAATTTGTGTGGGTAAACGACTTCAGTTAATGCGAAATATGTCAATAATGATGCCAAATTAAATATAGATTAGGTTTTTCCacaaaattatttcaatagatattcaaatgaattatatacatatttaaataataataaatcaatATATGAACAAATATTTGCCATTCCAACTTtacaataattaaaaacaagaGTTTCCCACACAATTTCACATTTTTAATTCTGTTATTAGAAACCACcgaaaagagagtgagagagagctAGTATTTGGCTAGTATTTATCATCTTGTGGCATTATATTAATCACAATTTCTTATTTTGTGGTCTCTGGGAGGGTCTTGAGTAAAGATATATTGCTCAGTTGTGTGGGAATACTTCCACAAACATTGAAGTAATCGCTTAACCAAATGTTGCAGCAAACCTGATAAGAATATAATATACTTCTTCTGTTATCTTTGTTGTATGTGGCTTGACCAATGCAAACTTCAATTTCATGCCACATGATTCTACATACATGAACATAATTCTTGCGGTCTGGATTATTTTGCTATAAAACGGCATTGAGACATGCACTATGAAGACAGTTGAAGTCTAACACTTTGCAGAGTAACTTCATCAAGAACCTTTCTCTTAACGATGACTAACACGGATTTGAAGGCTTTGGAGTTGCTTTTCCAACGTCCATTGGAGCCAGTGTTTACCACTCGTGACCAGGGCAAAACGGTCTTGGAATTACCCGATAGTTTCTATACGGATCGGTATCGTAATGATGCGGACGATGTGTCCAATCGTTTTTCCCAGAATGTGGAATTGAAAATTCCAATTCAAGAGTTGGCCAGGAAACCGAATCTCGACTTTGCCAAGAAACTTAGTCTGAAGAATCAATTTTCCTTGTTTAATAGTAATCATCAGGATATTGCTGGCAAGTTGATTCAATTGTTTTTGGATGCACCCAATCTAAAGCAATTCGTTTCACTGGCTGCCTTCACCAAGTAAGTTTACCCACTGACATTGTTAGAATTACTTTTACGAATTATTTTTTTCAGGGATCGTTTAAATCCAGTGCTCTTTCAATATGCTTATGCCGTGGCTATAGCTCATCGTGAGGATACTCGAGAGGTGCCAATTACCAATATTTCGCAAGTGTTTCCGGGTAATTTCGTAGAGCCATCGGCTCTGAAGGATGCTCGTCAGGAGGCCTCAGTTATTGCTGATACTGGAAATCGTGTTCACGTGGATATTCCACGTAATTATACGGCCTCCGATCGTGAGGATGAGCAACGTTTGGCCTATTTCCGTGAGGATATTGGCGTGAATAGCCATCATTGGCACTGGCATTTGGTATATCCCGCCTCAGGCCCTGTGGCAGTGGTCAACAAGGATCGTCGTGGTGAATTGTTCTACTATATGCATCATCAGATATTGGCTCGCTATAATACGGAACGTTTCTGCAATAATCTTAAACGTGTCCAGCCGCTAAGCAATCTGCGTGGCGAAATTCCCGAAGGTTATTTCCCTAAGATTCTCTCAAGTGTGAATAATCGGACATATCCATCTCGTATTTCGAATCAATTATTGCGGGATGTGGATCGTCCGGATGCTAGCATTGAGATTGCAGAAGTTGAACGTTGGCGTGATCGTGTCTTGGCTTCCATTGATCAAGGATTTGTGGAGAATGTAAGTGAAATAATCAAAGGAGTGAAGACAGAAGAATGTAATTTTCCCCTccattctctctctttctctcttttcagTCGTCGGGTCAACGCATACCCCTCGATGAGGTCACTGGCATTGATATTTTGGGTAATCTAATTGAGGCCTCATCCACGTTGTCGATAAACAGTCAGTACTATGGCAATTTGCACAATCAGGGCCATACGATCATCTCGTTTGCTCATGATCCCGATTTTCGCCATTTGGAG encodes:
- the LOC6643370 gene encoding uncharacterized protein LOC6643370, with translation MNNQHPESSGVTPKEESPNSDRKQHWSWNLRVLISNLYMKTERRLPGASVPRCLQNTSQCVSKHRCAPLPDYPCFESAQALRNTLHGQHYDTFLEIVEMKVLQGIYPGDGIMERLADMAMILTAKGISVAKLISLYETLVRVFYLLLNTFPPCWTGLRPYYLNFLKIPVPEICTRHSKPLRGKLQFYLDLVENIIPECSDEDIGKLNKFYQNHVYNFTEEEKLNLSQETVFLRHVQSYNWMNELCLDDFNQLDAPVRLSRVFDVLNMLTRVLEMELLSWLDHNRFHQSSVEVFLEGTEPFAVLVFNLKPKEFFTDSVRQVMRLFSLGAAKSLDWERLNILQRLISLIMEVSSTAEIKYVNNAVIYPNLGPFTQKLITDFFAVFKTHNTEKIQTYIKIIPQLDQPYLRFEFADHFLKLFFYTRNQPFGPQKVYKEFQSKQWLNYKPKTEIAHDQDGEIQLSREDYLDILLIALKAYCQWLDLDKYWNYLKTKEIIQPLQTTISVPFGKIKEEPHTSQSSRKTKMITSRPKINVPVAKIHLNSMCERYGSSILYLRRLRRLLKDKVANLVDVTAWQIFLDDFVDHNNESGLET
- the LOC6643369 gene encoding uncharacterized protein LOC6643369; this translates as MRYKFVLWLLFATIVGLVESKNDFEMQFENFTCSTDDDKGIFIQEFKCGLSKNLKRRTFSMEFMLKQTLNDHDFFMTIVLPRPNMRMDFVLLNLTTDGCQLLANKNQVPLMHMGRSLVERYSNLPKQCPFETGITYYIRGFRMDLSLIPAVEMETPVKVVLGYQRKHLTLVRGHLVARVQRTVTGGKKSKV
- the LOC6643368 gene encoding phenoloxidase 2, with the protein product MTNTDLKALELLFQRPLEPVFTTRDQGKTVLELPDSFYTDRYRNDADDVSNRFSQNVELKIPIQELARKPNLDFAKKLSLKNQFSLFNSNHQDIAGKLIQLFLDAPNLKQFVSLAAFTKDRLNPVLFQYAYAVAIAHREDTREVPITNISQVFPGNFVEPSALKDARQEASVIADTGNRVHVDIPRNYTASDREDEQRLAYFREDIGVNSHHWHWHLVYPASGPVAVVNKDRRGELFYYMHHQILARYNTERFCNNLKRVQPLSNLRGEIPEGYFPKILSSVNNRTYPSRISNQLLRDVDRPDASIEIAEVERWRDRVLASIDQGFVENSSGQRIPLDEVTGIDILGNLIEASSTLSINSQYYGNLHNQGHTIISFAHDPDFRHLEEFGVMGDVTTAMRDPVFYRWHTFVDNIFNKFKTLLDPYNASQLGFDGVSVDYVEAKLGASNAQANTLLTYWQKSSADLAAGLDFGPSADGNIFASFTHLQNAPFTYTFNVTNNGPKRTGTCRIFICPKVDERNQPLRLEEQRLLAIEMDKFTCELLPGENTIRRESSDSSVAIPFERSFRPIGAAYQPKGADELARFRFCGCGWPQHLLLPKGKPQGMLFDLFVMISDYSQDAVQQPTNTPNDACSTAYSFCGLKDKLYPDKRTMGFPFDRRLPNASLAELTGAFSNMAKTDLKIVFSDRIVDKA